A window of Haloarchaeobius litoreus contains these coding sequences:
- a CDS encoding histidine phosphatase family protein encodes MESVADDATVVLARHGETTWNRERRIQGWAPTSLTDTGREQARRLGTHLADSYDVDRLVASDLRRTRETARLVARHVACPVDYDRGWRERSFGVYQGLSYETLFEGHPEFAVHKIGVEAARTDPEGGESLLTARERVLDAWNRLVAEVPDGGTVAVVTHGGPLYVLLGHLRGQDIVTALTEHDQGNCAVSEVRLTEDGPVVVCDGDTDYRE; translated from the coding sequence ATGGAGTCGGTCGCCGACGACGCGACGGTGGTGCTGGCACGCCACGGCGAGACGACGTGGAACCGCGAGCGGCGCATCCAGGGCTGGGCACCGACCTCGTTGACCGACACGGGGCGCGAACAGGCCCGGCGGCTGGGCACGCACCTCGCGGACAGCTACGACGTGGACCGGCTGGTCGCCTCGGACCTCCGGCGGACCCGCGAGACGGCGCGGCTCGTCGCCCGGCACGTCGCCTGTCCGGTCGACTACGACCGCGGCTGGCGGGAGCGGAGTTTCGGGGTGTATCAGGGGCTCTCCTACGAGACGTTGTTCGAGGGGCACCCGGAGTTCGCGGTCCACAAGATCGGCGTCGAGGCGGCACGGACCGACCCCGAGGGCGGCGAGTCCCTGCTCACGGCACGCGAGCGCGTGCTCGATGCGTGGAACCGGCTCGTCGCCGAGGTCCCCGATGGTGGGACGGTCGCGGTGGTCACCCACGGTGGCCCGCTGTACGTCCTTCTCGGCCACCTCCGCGGGCAGGACATCGTCACCGCACTCACCGAGCACGACCAGGGCAACTGTGCGGTGTCGGAGGTGCGACTGACCGAAGACGGCCCGGTCGTGGTCTGTGACGGCGACACCGACTACCGGGAGTAG